In Falco naumanni isolate bFalNau1 chromosome 5, bFalNau1.pat, whole genome shotgun sequence, the following are encoded in one genomic region:
- the RAB21 gene encoding ras-related protein Rab-21, translating to MAAGAGAAAGGRSFSFKVVLLGEGCVGKTSLVLRYCENKFNDKHITTLQASFLTKKLNIGGKRVNLAIWDTAGQERFHALGPIYYRDSNGAILVYDITDEDSFQKVKNWVKELRKMLGNEICLCIVGNKIDLEKERHVSVQEAETYAESVGAKHYHTSAKQNKGIEELFLDLCKRMIETAQVDERARGNGSSQSGIARRGVQIIDDEPQVQSSGGCCSSG from the exons ATGGCGGCGGGGGCAggcgcggcggccgggggccgTAGTTTCTCCTTCAAGGTGGTGCTGCTCGGGGAGGGCTGCGTGGGAAAAACCTCCCTGGTGCTGCGCTACTGCGAGAACAAGTTCAACGACAAGCACATCACCACCCTGCAG gCATCTTTTCTTACAAAGAAGCTGAATATCGGTGGGAAAAGAGTAAACCTTGCAATATGG GATACAGCTGGTCAAGAAAGATTTCACGCATTGGGGCCAATATACTACAGGGATTCTAATGGCGCTATTCTAGTATATGATATAACAGATGAAGACTCCTTTCAAAAG GTAAAAAACTGGGTTaaggaattaagaaaaatgttgggAAATGAAATCTGTTTATGTATAGTAG GTAACAAAATAGACTTGGAGAAAGAGAGACATGTTTCAGTGCAAGAAGCAGAAAC GTATGCTGAATCTGTTGGAGCAAAACATTATCACACTTCAGCTAAACAGAACAAAGGAATTGAAGAACTGTTTCTTGACCTTTGTAAAA GAATGATAGAAACTGCTCAAGTGGATGAAAGAGCAAGAGGCAATGGTTCCAGTCAGTCAGGAATAGCAAGGCGAGGTGTACAGATTATTGATGATGAGCCACAAGTACAGAGCAGTGGAGGGTGCTGTTCTTCTGGATAA